One part of the Mycobacteriales bacterium genome encodes these proteins:
- a CDS encoding CDP-alcohol phosphatidyltransferase family protein has product MLNLRVRPALGRVVDPVAGLMLRAGVHPDAVTLAGTLGVVLGALAFFPRGMFLVGTTVVFFSVLTDMLDGAMARRLGRTNRFGAWLDSTCDRVADAAVFGGLVLWFTGAGDDPTLAGVALFCLVAGSVVSYAKARAEGLGLRCDVGFAERAERLILVLTGTTLAGLGLPAALAVALWLLAVASAVTVVQRLVEVRRQAARAA; this is encoded by the coding sequence ATGCTCAACCTGCGCGTGCGTCCGGCTCTCGGCCGCGTGGTCGACCCGGTGGCCGGTCTGATGCTGCGTGCCGGCGTCCATCCCGACGCCGTCACCCTCGCCGGCACCCTCGGCGTCGTGCTCGGAGCGCTGGCGTTCTTCCCCCGCGGGATGTTTCTGGTGGGCACCACCGTCGTCTTCTTCTCGGTGCTGACCGACATGCTCGACGGCGCCATGGCCCGTCGGCTCGGGCGGACGAACCGCTTCGGCGCGTGGCTGGACTCGACCTGCGACCGGGTCGCCGACGCGGCCGTCTTCGGCGGGCTGGTGCTGTGGTTCACGGGAGCCGGTGACGATCCGACGCTGGCGGGCGTGGCGCTGTTCTGCCTGGTCGCCGGCAGCGTCGTGAGCTACGCCAAGGCGCGCGCCGAGGGGCTGGGCCTGCGCTGCGACGTCGGGTTCGCGGAGCGGGCCGAGCGGCTGATCCTCGTGCTCACGGGTACGACGCTGGCCGGGCTCGGGCTGCCGGCCGCTCTTGCCGTGGCGCTCTGGCTGCTCGCCGTCGCCTCGGCGGTCACCGTGGTCCAGCGCCTGGTCGAGGTCCGCCGGCAGGCGGCCCGGGCCGCGTAG
- a CDS encoding phosphatidylinositol mannoside acyltransferase: protein MPRRVAGLVTGQASAAAYAGGWALVRALPEPLAHRLFRVGADLAHRRGGKGVDRLRSNLARVVGDADGSDLDLVTKEALRSYARYWCEVFRLPVTPAARILGGTVTVEEYRMRDSLASGRGTILALPHSGNWDCAGAWCGATGAPFTTVAERLEPESLYDRFVVFRESLGMEVLPLTGGDRPPFDVLAERLGTGGTLCLLADRDLSARGVDVQFFGATARMPAGPASLALRTGATLLPVTLSFRGKGWRIVFHPEVAHTDVPTMTQALADAFARGIAEHPADWHMLQRLWLDDLDPR, encoded by the coding sequence CTGCCCCGCCGGGTCGCCGGCCTGGTCACCGGGCAGGCGAGCGCGGCTGCGTACGCCGGTGGCTGGGCGCTGGTCCGCGCGCTGCCGGAACCGCTGGCGCACCGGCTGTTCCGGGTGGGCGCCGACCTGGCGCACCGCCGTGGTGGCAAGGGTGTCGACCGGCTCCGCAGCAACCTGGCCCGGGTGGTGGGGGACGCCGACGGCTCCGATCTCGACCTGGTGACCAAAGAGGCCCTGCGCTCCTATGCCCGCTACTGGTGCGAGGTCTTCCGGCTGCCGGTCACGCCGGCCGCACGCATCCTCGGCGGCACGGTCACCGTCGAGGAGTACCGGATGCGGGATTCGCTCGCGAGCGGGCGCGGCACGATCCTGGCGTTGCCGCACAGCGGCAACTGGGACTGCGCCGGTGCGTGGTGCGGCGCGACCGGCGCACCGTTCACCACCGTGGCCGAGCGGCTGGAGCCGGAGTCGCTCTACGACCGCTTCGTGGTTTTCCGCGAATCCCTCGGCATGGAGGTGCTGCCGCTCACCGGCGGCGACCGGCCGCCGTTCGACGTCCTGGCCGAGCGGCTCGGCACCGGCGGCACGCTGTGCCTGCTGGCCGACCGGGACCTGTCGGCACGCGGTGTCGACGTGCAGTTCTTCGGCGCCACGGCGCGGATGCCCGCCGGCCCGGCGAGTCTGGCACTGCGCACCGGCGCGACGTTGTTGCCCGTGACGCTGTCGTTCCGCGGCAAGGGCTGGCGGATCGTCTTCCATCCGGAGGTGGCACACACCGACGTCCCCACCATGACCCAGGCACTGGCCGACGCCTTCGCCCGCGGCATCGCGGAACATCCGGCGGACTGGCACATGCTGCAGCGCCTCTGGCTCGACGACCTGGATCCACGGTGA
- a CDS encoding glycosyltransferase family 4 protein — protein MRIGIACPYSWDVPGGVQAHVRDLADNLVALGHTVSVLTPVDEPDEADLPPYVVPAGRAVPVPYNGSVARLVFGPLSLARTRRWLRDGGFDVLHVHEPTVPSVSMLACFAASGPMVATFHTATARSRALQVFGTALQPALEKVTGRIAVSPAARRVVVQHLGGDAILIPNGVDVGRFEGAAPPPGRPDDPTVVFLGRIDEPRKGLAVLLEALPELVRQVPRVRLLVAGPGDADEVREAVPPSLRDRVELLGLVREQDKPRVFASGQVYCAPNTHGESFGIVLVEAMATGVPVVASDLPAFRRVLDDGAAGVLVPVRDPGALAAALGALLQDAPRRARLTAAARLAVRTYDWSRVTRQIVEVYETVALAAPVAVDATLEAALPPGDDVDDDAGRLVTTLRRWISELPGRSGP, from the coding sequence GTGAGGATCGGCATCGCCTGCCCCTACAGCTGGGACGTCCCCGGCGGCGTGCAGGCGCATGTGCGCGACCTGGCCGACAACCTGGTCGCGCTCGGCCACACCGTCTCCGTGCTGACGCCCGTCGACGAGCCCGACGAGGCCGACCTGCCGCCGTACGTCGTCCCGGCCGGACGTGCCGTTCCGGTGCCCTACAACGGCTCGGTGGCCCGGCTGGTGTTCGGGCCGCTGTCGCTCGCCCGCACCCGGCGGTGGCTGCGGGACGGCGGCTTCGACGTCCTGCACGTCCACGAGCCGACGGTGCCGAGCGTGTCGATGCTGGCCTGCTTCGCCGCCAGCGGGCCGATGGTCGCCACCTTCCACACCGCGACCGCGCGGTCCCGCGCTCTGCAGGTGTTCGGCACCGCGCTCCAGCCGGCGCTGGAGAAGGTCACCGGCCGCATCGCCGTCTCCCCGGCCGCTCGCCGGGTCGTCGTGCAGCACCTCGGCGGCGACGCGATACTCATCCCGAACGGCGTCGACGTCGGCCGCTTCGAGGGAGCTGCACCGCCGCCGGGCCGGCCGGACGACCCCACCGTCGTCTTCCTCGGCCGGATCGACGAGCCCCGTAAAGGACTCGCCGTGCTGCTCGAGGCGTTGCCCGAGCTGGTCCGGCAGGTGCCCCGGGTGCGGCTACTGGTCGCCGGCCCCGGGGACGCGGACGAGGTCCGCGAAGCAGTGCCCCCATCGCTGCGTGACCGGGTCGAGCTGCTCGGCCTCGTCCGCGAGCAGGACAAGCCGCGGGTGTTCGCCAGCGGCCAGGTCTACTGCGCCCCCAACACTCACGGCGAGTCCTTCGGCATCGTGCTTGTCGAGGCCATGGCGACCGGTGTCCCGGTCGTGGCCAGCGACCTCCCCGCCTTTCGTCGGGTGCTCGACGACGGCGCGGCCGGCGTCCTCGTCCCGGTGCGCGACCCCGGCGCGCTGGCCGCTGCGCTCGGGGCGCTGCTGCAGGACGCGCCCCGCCGGGCCCGGCTCACGGCGGCCGCCCGGCTGGCCGTCCGGACCTACGACTGGTCCAGGGTGACCCGACAGATCGTCGAGGTGTACGAGACGGTCGCGCTGGCCGCTCCGGTGGCCGTCGACGCCACCCTGGAGGCGGCGCTGCCGCCGGGTGACGACGTGGACGACGACGCCGGGCGGCTGGTGACGACCCTGCGTCGCTGGATCTCCGAGCTGCCCGGCAGGAGCGGGCCGTGA
- a CDS encoding DUF3048 domain-containing protein, which produces MTRPNLRPPVPHPAAVVLLGVTLLAACGGAAADPTATPTPEASSAPVSAPATATAPKATATAAKVSPLTGTAPLPTGNVVAVKIDNSPLARPYFRGLGVASLIYQEVMEGGATRFLAVYAPATGSEVGPIRSVREGDIELLQQFGKVALGASGGNTGVLATVAVAEKRGLVLDVSYDTVPGPYRKGERRKDAINFFTSPEKIDKAKPSGTKVKDIGLRFGPLPAGAGFPAKRVSVPFSKISQVRVEYDAASGRYAVYQDGDRMKDYAPTNVIIQHAQIRDTKYVDVLGNPTPFTSTVGTGAAVVLRDGRRLSGSWRRIAPHSGTRFLDDKDRDLPLKPGATLVLLVPAGTTVSAG; this is translated from the coding sequence GTGACCCGCCCGAACTTGCGCCCCCCCGTCCCGCACCCCGCCGCCGTCGTCCTGCTCGGCGTCACGCTGCTCGCTGCCTGTGGCGGCGCGGCCGCCGATCCGACCGCGACGCCGACTCCCGAAGCGAGTTCCGCCCCCGTCTCGGCTCCCGCGACCGCGACTGCGCCGAAGGCGACGGCGACCGCCGCCAAGGTCAGCCCCCTGACGGGCACCGCGCCGCTGCCGACCGGCAACGTCGTCGCGGTGAAGATCGACAACTCGCCGCTCGCCCGTCCGTACTTCCGCGGCCTCGGTGTGGCGTCGCTGATCTACCAAGAGGTCATGGAGGGTGGCGCCACCCGCTTCCTCGCCGTCTACGCGCCTGCCACGGGCAGCGAGGTCGGGCCGATCCGCAGCGTCCGCGAGGGCGACATCGAGCTGCTGCAGCAGTTCGGCAAGGTCGCGCTGGGCGCCTCCGGCGGCAACACCGGCGTGCTGGCCACCGTCGCCGTGGCCGAGAAGCGCGGCCTCGTCCTGGACGTCTCGTACGACACCGTGCCCGGCCCCTACCGGAAGGGAGAGCGGCGCAAGGACGCCATCAACTTCTTCACCTCGCCGGAGAAGATCGACAAGGCCAAGCCCTCCGGGACCAAGGTCAAGGACATCGGGCTGCGCTTCGGACCGCTGCCGGCCGGTGCCGGCTTCCCGGCGAAGCGGGTCTCGGTCCCGTTCTCGAAGATCTCCCAGGTCCGGGTCGAGTACGACGCCGCGTCCGGGCGCTACGCCGTCTACCAGGACGGTGACCGGATGAAGGACTACGCGCCGACCAACGTCATCATTCAGCACGCCCAGATCCGCGACACCAAGTACGTCGACGTGCTCGGCAACCCGACCCCCTTCACCTCCACCGTCGGGACCGGCGCAGCCGTGGTGCTGCGGGACGGGCGCCGGCTGTCCGGCTCGTGGCGCCGGATCGCGCCGCACAGCGGCACCCGCTTCCTGGACGACAAGGACCGGGACCTGCCGCTCAAGCCCGGTGCGACGCTCGTCCTGCTGGTTCCCGCCGGAACCACCGTGTCCGCCGGCTGA
- the pdxS gene encoding pyridoxal 5'-phosphate synthase lyase subunit PdxS, whose product MSADATPDRPQLGTDRVKRGMAEMLKGGVIMDVVDAEQAKIAEDAGAVAVMALERVPADIRRDGGVARMSDPDMIDGIQAAVSIPVMAKARIGHFVEAQVLQAIGVDYVDESEVLTPADYAHHIDKRAFTVPFVCGATNLGEALRRIAEGAAMIRSKGEAGTGDVSQATTHIRTILGEIKRLTVLDETELFEAAKLMSAPVELVRETASLGRLPVVLFTAGGVATPADAAMMMQLGADGVFIGSGIFKSGDPARRARACVEATAYFQDPERIAKVSRGLGEAMVGISADSLGAGELLAQRGW is encoded by the coding sequence ATGTCCGCCGACGCCACGCCCGACCGCCCCCAGCTCGGCACCGACCGCGTGAAGCGGGGGATGGCCGAGATGCTCAAGGGCGGCGTCATCATGGACGTCGTCGACGCCGAGCAGGCCAAGATCGCCGAGGACGCCGGAGCGGTCGCGGTCATGGCCCTCGAGCGGGTCCCGGCCGACATCCGTCGCGACGGCGGCGTGGCCCGGATGAGCGACCCGGACATGATCGACGGCATCCAGGCCGCCGTGTCCATCCCGGTGATGGCCAAGGCGCGGATCGGCCACTTCGTCGAGGCGCAGGTCCTGCAGGCGATCGGTGTCGACTACGTGGACGAGTCCGAGGTCCTCACCCCCGCCGACTACGCCCACCACATCGACAAGCGGGCCTTCACCGTGCCGTTCGTCTGTGGCGCGACCAATCTCGGGGAGGCGCTGCGGCGGATCGCCGAGGGCGCCGCCATGATCCGCTCGAAGGGCGAGGCCGGCACCGGCGACGTCAGCCAGGCCACCACCCACATCCGCACCATTCTGGGCGAGATCAAGCGGCTCACCGTTCTGGACGAGACCGAGCTGTTCGAGGCGGCCAAGCTGATGAGCGCGCCGGTCGAGCTGGTCCGTGAGACCGCCTCGCTCGGCCGCCTGCCCGTCGTCTTGTTCACCGCCGGCGGCGTGGCCACCCCTGCGGACGCGGCGATGATGATGCAGTTGGGCGCGGACGGCGTCTTCATCGGGAGCGGGATCTTCAAGAGCGGTGACCCCGCGCGCCGGGCCCGCGCCTGCGTGGAGGCCACCGCCTACTTCCAGGACCCGGAGCGGATCGCCAAGGTCAGCCGCGGCCTCGGCGAGGCCATGGTCGGCATCTCCGCCGACTCCCTGGGCGCCGGTGAGCTGCTGGCCCAGCGCGGCTGGTGA
- the pdxT gene encoding pyridoxal 5'-phosphate synthase glutaminase subunit PdxT: protein MSAVPRIGVLALQGDVREHDRALRAAGAEPVHVRRPADLEAVDGLVLPGGESTTIGRLLEVFDLLEPLRKQVVDGLPVYGSCAGMILLADRVLDGRPDQQGIGGLDVVVRRNAFGRQVDSFETDVAFEGVGQVHAVFIRAPWVETAGTSTEVLARVPAGVAGPGGAAAGKVVAVRQGNLLATSFHPELTGDDRVHGLFVDLVKEAHS, encoded by the coding sequence GTGAGCGCCGTGCCCCGCATCGGTGTCCTGGCGCTGCAGGGAGACGTTCGGGAGCACGACCGCGCGCTGCGGGCGGCCGGGGCGGAACCGGTGCACGTGCGTCGGCCGGCGGACCTCGAAGCGGTCGACGGGCTGGTGCTGCCCGGCGGCGAGTCCACCACCATCGGCCGGCTGCTGGAGGTCTTCGACCTGCTCGAGCCGCTGCGCAAGCAGGTCGTCGACGGGCTGCCCGTCTACGGCTCGTGCGCCGGCATGATCCTGCTCGCCGACCGGGTGCTCGACGGCCGACCGGACCAGCAGGGCATCGGGGGGCTCGACGTCGTCGTGCGCCGCAACGCCTTCGGCCGCCAGGTGGACAGCTTCGAGACCGACGTGGCGTTCGAGGGCGTGGGACAGGTCCACGCGGTGTTCATCCGCGCGCCGTGGGTCGAGACAGCCGGGACGTCGACCGAGGTGCTGGCCCGCGTACCGGCGGGCGTTGCCGGCCCGGGCGGCGCCGCCGCGGGTAAGGTCGTCGCGGTCCGTCAGGGCAACCTGCTGGCGACGTCGTTCCACCCGGAGCTGACCGGCGACGACCGCGTGCACGGGCTGTTCGTAGATCTGGTGAAGGAGGCCCACTCATGA
- a CDS encoding YebC/PmpR family DNA-binding transcriptional regulator produces MSGHSKWATTKHKKAAVDAKRGKLFAKLIKTIEVSARTGGGDPAGNPTLADAIAKAKGQSVPADNIDRAVKRGSGELGDASAYEEIVYEAYGPGGVAVLVECLTDNRNRANAEVRTAITRNGGNPADPGSVSYLFGRKGVILVSRTDGLTEDEVLLAVLDAGAEEVNDLDEAFEVVCDATDTHAVRLACTDAGFEVQSADIAWMPSVSVPLEDEAAVKVLKLVDALEDLDDVQNVWANFDISDEVFERVG; encoded by the coding sequence ATGAGCGGCCACTCCAAGTGGGCGACGACCAAGCACAAGAAGGCGGCAGTCGACGCCAAGCGCGGCAAGCTCTTCGCCAAGCTGATCAAGACGATCGAGGTCTCGGCACGCACCGGCGGCGGTGACCCGGCGGGCAATCCCACACTGGCTGACGCCATCGCCAAGGCCAAAGGTCAGTCGGTTCCGGCCGACAACATCGACCGGGCCGTCAAGCGCGGGAGCGGCGAGCTCGGCGACGCCTCGGCGTACGAAGAGATCGTGTACGAGGCGTACGGCCCCGGCGGCGTCGCCGTTCTGGTCGAGTGCCTCACCGACAACCGCAACCGGGCCAATGCCGAGGTCCGCACCGCCATCACGCGCAACGGCGGCAATCCGGCCGACCCGGGGTCGGTGTCCTACCTCTTCGGCCGCAAGGGCGTCATCCTCGTGAGCCGGACCGACGGTCTCACCGAGGACGAGGTCCTGCTCGCCGTCCTCGACGCCGGTGCCGAGGAGGTCAACGACCTCGACGAGGCCTTCGAGGTGGTCTGTGACGCGACGGACACGCATGCTGTGCGACTCGCCTGCACCGACGCCGGCTTCGAGGTGCAGTCCGCCGACATCGCCTGGATGCCCAGTGTGAGCGTGCCTCTGGAGGACGAGGCAGCCGTCAAGGTGCTCAAGCTCGTCGACGCCCTCGAGGACCTCGACGACGTGCAGAACGTCTGGGCCAACTTCGACATCAGCGACGAGGTGTTCGAGCGGGTGGGCTGA
- the ruvC gene encoding crossover junction endodeoxyribonuclease RuvC: MRVLGVDPGLTRCGLGVVEGGPGRVSLVAVGVATTPAGDQLGDRLVALERVFEQWLDRHQPDAVAVERVFSQANVRTVMGTAQAGAVAITCAARRGLPVVLHTPSEVKAAVTGSGRAGKEQVGAMVARLLRLDGTPRPADAADALALAICSVWRAPVQTRLAAAVAGVRR; the protein is encoded by the coding sequence GTGCGGGTGCTGGGCGTCGACCCCGGGCTGACCCGCTGCGGTCTCGGCGTCGTCGAAGGGGGACCGGGGCGGGTCTCGCTGGTGGCCGTCGGGGTCGCCACGACACCGGCCGGTGACCAGCTCGGCGACCGGTTGGTCGCTCTCGAGCGCGTCTTCGAGCAGTGGCTGGACCGCCACCAGCCCGATGCCGTGGCCGTCGAGCGGGTCTTCAGTCAGGCCAACGTGCGCACGGTCATGGGCACGGCGCAGGCCGGCGCCGTCGCCATCACCTGTGCCGCCCGACGTGGCCTGCCGGTCGTGCTGCACACCCCCTCGGAGGTGAAGGCGGCCGTCACCGGCAGCGGCCGGGCCGGCAAGGAGCAGGTGGGTGCGATGGTCGCCCGGTTGCTGCGGCTGGACGGCACGCCCCGGCCGGCGGACGCCGCCGACGCACTCGCGCTGGCCATCTGTTCGGTGTGGCGGGCGCCGGTCCAGACCCGTCTCGCCGCGGCCGTCGCCGGGGTGCGCCGGTGA
- the ruvA gene encoding Holliday junction branch migration protein RuvA, protein MIASVEGRVSALTADGVVVLVGGVGLAVHTTAGTRARLRVGEPAALATSLVVREDSLTLYGFADDDERALFELLQTASGVGPRLAQAVLTVHSPDAVRRALATEDLASLCLVPGIGRKGAQRLVLELKDKAQRPGAGAPVPSGGPPGWRDTLIQALVGLGWSSAQADEVVGRLAVDRPDAGDDDVPALLREALAQLGRAR, encoded by the coding sequence GTGATCGCCAGTGTCGAGGGCCGCGTGTCGGCACTCACCGCCGACGGTGTCGTCGTGCTGGTCGGCGGGGTGGGCCTGGCTGTCCACACCACCGCCGGCACGCGGGCGCGGCTGCGGGTGGGCGAGCCGGCGGCGCTGGCGACGTCCCTGGTCGTCCGCGAGGACAGCCTGACGCTCTACGGCTTCGCCGACGACGACGAGCGGGCGCTGTTCGAGCTGCTCCAGACCGCGTCCGGCGTCGGTCCGCGGCTGGCCCAGGCGGTGCTCACCGTGCACAGCCCCGATGCCGTCCGGCGCGCGCTCGCGACGGAGGACCTCGCGTCGCTGTGTCTCGTGCCCGGCATCGGGCGCAAGGGTGCGCAGCGGCTGGTCCTCGAGCTCAAGGACAAGGCGCAGCGGCCCGGCGCCGGCGCGCCGGTCCCGTCCGGCGGGCCACCCGGCTGGCGCGACACGCTCATCCAGGCCCTGGTCGGGCTCGGCTGGAGCTCCGCACAGGCCGACGAGGTCGTCGGTCGGCTGGCCGTCGACCGGCCCGACGCCGGCGACGACGACGTGCCGGCGCTGCTGCGCGAGGCGCTGGCCCAGCTCGGGCGGGCCCGGTGA
- the ruvB gene encoding Holliday junction branch migration DNA helicase RuvB has protein sequence MVESGAPDEERVVEAALRPRRLEEFIGQERVREQVSLVLESARRRGRPPDHVLLSGAPGLGKTSLAMIIAAELGAGIRITSGPALERAGDLAALVSSLAPGEVLFIDEIHRIARPAEELLYVAMEDFRVDVVVGKGPGSTAIPLEVEPFTLVGATTRSGLLTGPLRDRFGFTAHMEPYTPAELERVLARSAGLLGVDLRPDGGREIAGRSRGTPRIANRLLRRVRDYAEVRVDGIVDRATAQAALQVYDVDELGLDRLDREVLDALVRRFGGGPVGLSTLAVAVSEEPETVEEVAEPFLVRSGLVVRTPRGRMATSAAWRHLGLRPPGPVDALPLDLGDAG, from the coding sequence CTGGTCGAGAGCGGGGCGCCCGACGAGGAGCGGGTCGTCGAGGCTGCCCTGCGGCCGCGCCGACTGGAGGAGTTCATCGGCCAGGAGCGGGTCCGCGAGCAGGTCTCGCTGGTGCTGGAGAGCGCCCGCCGTCGAGGCCGGCCACCGGACCACGTCCTGCTGTCCGGCGCACCCGGTCTCGGCAAGACCTCGCTGGCCATGATCATCGCTGCCGAGCTGGGCGCCGGGATCCGCATCACCAGCGGCCCGGCGCTCGAGCGGGCGGGGGACCTGGCTGCGCTCGTCTCCAGCCTGGCGCCCGGTGAGGTCCTGTTCATCGACGAGATCCACCGCATCGCGCGACCGGCCGAGGAGCTGCTCTACGTCGCCATGGAGGACTTCCGGGTCGACGTCGTCGTCGGCAAGGGGCCCGGCTCGACAGCGATCCCGCTCGAGGTCGAGCCGTTCACGCTGGTCGGCGCCACCACCCGGTCCGGGCTGCTCACCGGGCCGCTGCGGGACCGCTTCGGCTTCACCGCCCACATGGAGCCCTACACACCGGCCGAGCTCGAGCGGGTGCTGGCCCGCAGCGCGGGCCTGCTCGGCGTCGACCTGCGCCCCGACGGCGGGCGCGAGATCGCCGGCCGCTCGCGCGGCACACCGCGGATCGCCAACCGGCTGCTGCGCCGGGTCCGCGACTACGCCGAGGTACGCGTCGACGGCATCGTCGACCGGGCGACGGCGCAGGCCGCACTGCAGGTCTACGACGTCGATGAGCTGGGCCTGGACCGACTCGACCGGGAGGTCCTCGACGCGCTCGTGCGCCGGTTCGGCGGCGGACCGGTCGGGCTGTCCACCCTGGCTGTGGCGGTCAGTGAAGAGCCCGAGACCGTCGAGGAGGTGGCCGAGCCCTTCCTCGTCCGCTCGGGCCTGGTGGTCCGCACCCCCCGCGGCCGGATGGCCACATCGGCGGCGTGGCGACACCTCGGTCTGCGACCGCCCGGGCCGGTGGACGCGCTGCCGCTCGACCTGGGCGACGCCGGCTGA
- the yajC gene encoding preprotein translocase subunit YajC, with protein sequence MTPQDLAFFAVLALGLYLLLIRPQRARARAAAEIRAGLSVGSRVMTTAGIHATVLEVDGPESTVLLEVAPGVPVRFASAAVVRILEPAADTAEPAGE encoded by the coding sequence ATGACACCGCAGGACCTTGCCTTCTTCGCCGTCCTGGCCCTCGGCCTCTACCTGCTGCTGATCCGGCCGCAGCGCGCCCGCGCCCGGGCCGCCGCGGAGATCCGGGCCGGCCTGTCGGTCGGCAGCCGGGTGATGACCACCGCCGGCATCCACGCCACCGTGCTGGAGGTGGACGGCCCGGAGTCCACCGTGCTGCTCGAGGTCGCGCCCGGAGTGCCGGTGCGCTTCGCGTCGGCCGCAGTCGTCCGGATCCTCGAGCCGGCTGCCGACACCGCCGAGCCGGCGGGGGAGTGA
- a CDS encoding adenine phosphoribosyltransferase has product MTRRRGPVDLDALLRSRVVDVPDFPSPGIVFKDISPLLADHVAFAAAVDAVVAHHGRGTVDKVVGIEARGFIVAAPVAYHFGAGFVPVRKPGKLPGPTHETSYALEYGTNVLQVHRDAFEPGDRVLIVDDVLATGGTAAAAARLVEQAGAEVVGLSVLLELSFLGGRAGLAGAHPGFDVHALLTY; this is encoded by the coding sequence GTGACCCGGCGCCGCGGGCCGGTCGACCTCGACGCGCTGCTCCGCTCCCGCGTCGTCGACGTCCCGGACTTCCCGAGCCCGGGCATCGTCTTCAAGGACATCTCGCCGCTGCTGGCCGACCACGTCGCCTTCGCCGCTGCGGTCGACGCGGTGGTCGCCCACCACGGACGCGGCACCGTGGACAAGGTGGTCGGCATCGAGGCGCGCGGCTTCATCGTCGCGGCGCCCGTGGCCTACCACTTCGGCGCCGGCTTCGTGCCGGTACGCAAGCCGGGCAAGCTGCCGGGGCCCACCCACGAGACCTCGTACGCCCTCGAGTACGGCACGAACGTCCTGCAGGTGCACCGTGACGCCTTCGAACCGGGGGACCGGGTGCTGATCGTCGACGACGTGCTGGCCACCGGCGGTACCGCCGCGGCCGCGGCACGGCTCGTCGAGCAGGCCGGCGCCGAGGTGGTGGGGCTCTCGGTGCTGCTCGAGCTGAGCTTCCTCGGCGGCCGGGCCGGCCTGGCGGGCGCGCATCCCGGCTTCGACGTGCATGCCCTGCTGACCTACTGA